The Tigriopus californicus strain San Diego chromosome 5, Tcal_SD_v2.1, whole genome shotgun sequence genome includes a region encoding these proteins:
- the LOC131881191 gene encoding myeloid differentiation primary response protein MyD88-like, translated as MVTSSTELFAQSSLQILRPGSLEILSSMLNPRKRLLTDDGHLRDYRGITEFAHLEPAQCLRIESNPDHMRELVKIWCHRNVTVHDLINALMRIERFDVYDDTKDHLIKDCEYALECGVQDRVGDTRNALTLHDIRAIQKREKLGTYDAMILHSDHEFDQEFSFHLVERMETLGLKVFLPCRDMVVGTIEHSASSEIIEKRCHKVVAIFSKPFLESQQNVFLVDLAQYVNIRKKSSLLIPITLEQCDLPTTVAQLFKLKYEKSRIANFYQRFYSIFGIKDAPPELLEYPDHMNPGSNQVHSLISPNEAINPILAGSSAPRDRSLQSSASGFTNLNSVSTTYTELNTRASQLSIESNISGRLPGVPQGDEIDQDAARANSKSSSKSKSGGFFDKLFNKAKKTKAYEAVQE; from the exons ATGGTGACATCATCGACGGAATTGTTTGCTCAGAGCTCGCTTCAGATTCTCCGTCCAGGATCCCTCGAGATCCTAAGCAGCATGCTGAATCCCCGCAAAAGACTTCTCACGGACGATGGGCACTTGAGGGATTACCGAGGGATCACCGAATTCGCCCATTTGGAACCGGCCCAATGTCTGCGAATCGAATCGAATCCGGATCATATGCGAGAATTGGTCAAGATTTGGTGCCACAGGAATGTGACGGTGCACGACTTGATCAACGCTCTCATGCGCATTGAACGCTTTGACGTGTATGACGATACCAAGGATCATTTGATCAAGGACTGTGAATACGCTCTCGAATGTGGGGTGCAAGACCGAGTAGGTGATACTCGGAATGCCTTGACTTTGCATGACATCCGAGCCATTCAGAAGCGAGAGAAATTGGGCACCTACGATGCCATGATATTGCACAGTGATCACGAGTTCGATCAGGAGTTCTCGTTTCATCTCGTCGAACGCATGGAGACTCTTGGCCTAAAG GTGTTCCTTCCCTGTAGGGATATGGTTGTGGGTACAATTGAGCATTCAGCCTCATCTGAGATTATAGAGAAACGTTGCCACAAAGTGGTGGCCATTTTCTCGAAGCCTTTCTTGGAATCCCAACAAAATGTATTTCTGGTCGACTTGGCCCAGTACGTTAACATCCGTAAGAAATCGTCATTACTTATACCCATCACATTGGAGCAATGCGATTTGCCCACGACCGTTGCACAACTATTCAAACTGAAATACGAGAAGAGTCGCATCGCCAACTTCTACCAAAGATTCTACAGCATTTTCGGAATCAAAGACGCACCTCCTGAGCTGTTGGAATACCCAGATCATATGAACCCAG GATCAAATCAGGTTCATTCTCTGATTAGTCCGAATGAGGCAATTAATCCAATTCTAGCAGGATCATCAGCACCCAGAGACAGAAGCTTGCAATCCTCCGCATCCGGCTTCACGAATTTGAATTCGGTTAGCACCACCTACACCGAATTGAATACACGTGCATCACAATTATCAATCGAATCTAACATCAGCGGCCGTTTGCCCGGGGTTCCTCAGGGTGACGAAATTGATCAAGATGCCGCAAGGGCTAATAGCAAATCAAGTTCCAAGAGTAAAAGTGGCGGGTTCTTCGACAAATTGttcaacaaagcaaaaaaaaccaaagctTACGAGGCAGTTCAAGAGTGA
- the LOC131881189 gene encoding tubulin beta chain-like yields MREIVHIQAGQCGNQIGAKFWEIISDEHGIDPTGAYQGTSDLQLERINVYYNEATGGKYVPRAVLVDLEPGTMDSVRSGPFGQLFRPDNFVFGQSGAGNNWAKGHYTEGAELVDSVLDVVRKEAESTDCLQGFQLTHSLGGGTGSGLGTLLISKIREEYPDRIMNTYSVVPSPKVSDTVVEPYNATLSVHQLVENTDETFCIDNEALYDICFRTLKLTTPTYGDLNHLVSLTMSGITTCLRFPGQLNADLRKLAVNMVPFPRLHFFIPGFAPLTSRGSQQYRALSVPELTQQMFDAKNMMAACDPRHGRYLTVAAVFRGRMSMKEVDEQMLNIQNKNSSYFVEWIPNNVKTAVCDIPPRGLKMAATFMGNSTAIQELFKRISEQFTAMFRRKAFLHWYTGEGMDEMEFTEAESNMNDLVSEYQQYQEATADEEEFYEEEEGEVDMH; encoded by the exons aTGAGAGAAATTGTGCATATCCAAGCAGGCCAATGTGGCAACCAAATTGGTGCTAAG tTCTGGGAAATCATCTCCGACGAGCATGGTATTGACCCCACTGGGGCTTACCAGGGCACATCTGATCTGCAATTGGAGCGCATTAATGTGTACTACAATGAGGCCACAGGGGGAAAGTACGTTCCCCGTGCGGTTCTCGTCGATTTGGAACCAGGAACCATGGACTCTGTCCGTTCTGGACCTTTTGGTCAGCTTTTCCGTCCCGACAACTTTGTTTTCGGCCAATCTGGCGCCGGAAACAACTGGGCTAAAGGCCATTACACCGAAG GCGCGGAGTTAGTGGATTCCGTTCTTGATGTGGTCAGAAAGGAGGCCGAGTCCACGGATTGCCTTCAGGGATTCCAATTGACCCACTCCTTGGGCGGTGGAACAGGCTCTGGTTTGGGAACCCTTCTCATTTCCAAGATCCGCGAGGAATACCCGGACAGGATCATGAACACGTACTCTGTTGTGCCGTCCCCTAAGGTGTCTGACACCGTGGTGGAGCCTTACAATGCCACCTTGTCCGTGCATCAGTTGGTCGAGAACACCGACGAGACCTTTTGTATCGACAACGAGGCCTTGTACGACATTTGCTTCAGGACACTGAAGCTTACCACCCCCACGTATGGTGATTTGAACCATCTGGTGTCTTTAACCATGTCTGGCATTACCACTTGCCTTCGCTTCCCTGGCCAGCTCAACGCTGATCTTCGAAAGCTAGCCGTGAATATGGTGCCGTTCCCGCGTCTGCATTTCTTCATTCCCGGGTTCGCACCCCTGACCTCGCGTGGTAGCCAACAATATCGGGCTCTGAGTGTGCCCGAGCTGACCCAACAGATGTTTGATGCTAAGAACATGATGGCTGCCTGTGATCCGAGACATGGACGTTATTTGACTGTGGCCGCAGTGTTCCGTGGCCGCATGTCCATGAAGGAGGTCGACGAGCAGATGCTCAACATCCAGAACAAAAACAGCTCTTACTTTGTTGAGTGGATCCCTAACAATGTGAAGACCGCTGTGTGTGACATTCCCCCACGTGGCCTCAAGATGGCGGCCACTTTCATGGGCAACTCCACCGCCATTCAGGAGCTTTTCAAGCGCATTTCTGAGCAATTCACTGCCATGTTCAGGCGCAAGGCTTTCTTGCATTGGTACACTGGCGAGGGCATGGACGAAATGGAATTCACCGAGGCCGAGTCCAACATGAACGATCTTGTCAGCGAGTACCAACAATACCAAGAGGCCACAGCCGATGAGGAAGAGTTCtatgaggaagaagagggcGAGGTTGACATGCACTAA
- the LOC131880829 gene encoding U3 small nucleolar ribonucleoprotein protein MPP10-like — translation MEAILSQTRSKVQSLIAKPEQFLQSPKESLILTSQSITKILYDLAKLNEDPEDQSGKAKSTLKELIIEGFDHEQIWAQIQLQNEATLPSLQKQIWLWENGPKEWNLLAGTKRVQNKRKLELENGIDLEDPKKGKYEEPQDDTDEDDLNGMNDMNDPIQEAETDDDYDSEKEAEEEEVDLEDDQEENEEDAIFNDPDFQNMSDSDGDDLPLFENAKSEDEASEDEEEREKKELERETKKKAIDSQADDYLAKAMSSIRQKKTEVDDDFFKLNDMASFLDQEDQKEDRRRMREERGLENDDDDDDDDGIDLFDDVGGNSEEEQTNFQGYFGSGDTPQGDLNEDEPKLEAEAVSTDKPWQLKGEIAGPARPENSLLQEHLDYETVAKQAPIITEAVSKRLEDIILRRIKDKAWDDVERKIKPVEDPYEYKKRLVLDQEKSKLSLAEVYEQDYLKKKSDLENADKTSGVLDREDEDDPKEVEAIKASMHALFAKLNTLTHFHYTPQNVNTDVKIVKNVPAIAIEEVAPISHSDAALLAPQEMLEKGGKRELELDATEKTETDRKRERRKKKTKQRAIRKDKEQREKLVNKLNPGLGNKYSKEKMKKELQRAEKKGEITSLKDKGQAKGVKSSSAFFNQLQEETHNVVKRAKEESQKQKNKASSKASKFKL, via the exons ATGGAGGCGATCCTTTCACAGACTCGCTCCAAAGTCCAATCCTTGATAGCCAAGCCGGAACAGTTTCTCCAAAGTCCTAAGGAGTCCTTAATACTGACCTCTCAATCGATCACGAAGATTCTTTAtgacttggccaagttgaaTGAAGATCCTGAGGATCAAAGTGGAAAAGctaaatccactttgaaggaacTCATCATCGAAGGTTTTGATCATGAGCAAATTTGGGCTCAGATTCAGTTACAGAATGAAGCCACGTTGCCCAGCCTTCAAAAGCAGATTTGGTTATGGGAAAATGGTCCAAAGGAGTGGAACCTCTTGGCTGGAACCAAGAGGGTCCAAAATAAGCGAAAACTGGAACTAGAAAATGGCATCGACCTCGAGGATCCCAAGAAAGGTAAATATGAGGAGCCACAAGATGACACGGACGAAGATGATCTGAATGGCATGAATGACATGAATGACCCAATCCAGGAAGCCGAAACCGATGATGACTATGACAGCGAAAAAGAAgctgaagaggaggaagttGATCTCGAAGACGACCAAGAGGAGAATGAAGAAGATGCCATATTCAATGAtcctgattttcaaaatatgtcgGATTCAGATGGCGATGACTTACCTCTATTTGAGAATGCCAAAAGCGAAGATGAGGCCagcgaagatgaagaagaaagagaaaagaaagaattggaacgggaaacaaagaaaaaggccATCGATAGTCAAGCTGATGACTatttggccaaggccatgaGCTCAATTCGACAAAAAAAGACTGAAgtggatgatgattttttcaagCTGAACGACATGGCGTCCTTTCTGGACCAGGAAGACCAAAAAGAAGACCGTAGACGCATGCGAGAGGAAAGAGGCTTGGaaaacgatgatgatgatgatgatgacgatgggATTGACCTATTTGATGATGTGGGTGGCAACAGTGAAGAGGAGcaaaccaattttcaaggaTATTTTGGGTCTGGAGACACACCTCAAGGAGACCTAAACGAGGACGAGCCA AAACTTGAAGCTGAAGCGGTTTCAACCGACAAACCTTGGCAATTGAAGGGCGAGATCGCGGGTCCTGCACGGCCTGAAAATTCCCTTCTCCAAGAACACCTGGATTACGAAACCGTAGCCAAGCAAGCTCCCATCATAACCGAGGCCGTGTCCAAGCGTTTAGAGGATATAATTCTCCGCAGAATCAAAGATAAAGCCTGGGACGACGtggagagaaaaataaaacccGTCGAAGACCCTTACGAATACAAGAAGCGTCTGGTTTTAGATCAAGAGAAGAGCAAACTCAGTCTAGCCGAAGTCTATGAGCAAGACTATCTCAAGAAAAAGTCTGATCTCGAGAACGCCGATAAGACCTCAGGCGTGCTTGATCgcgaggatgaagatgatccCAAGGAAGTCGAAGCCATCAAGGCTAGCATGCACGCACTCTTTGCCAAACTCAACACCCTGACCCACTTCCACTACACACCACAAAATGTGAACACTGACGTGAAAATCGTCAAAAACGTTCCGGCGATTGCCATCGAAGAAGTGGCGCCAATTTCGCATAGCGACGCCGCTCTTTTAGCGCCAcaagaaatgcttgaaaaggGCGGCAAAAGAGAACTGGAATTGGACGCCACAGAGAAAACAGAGACGGATCGGAAACGTGAgcgaaggaagaagaagaccaagcAAAGGGCCATTCGCAAGGACAAAGAACAGCGCGAGAAGCTGGTTAACAAGctcaatcctgggttggggAATAAATATAGCaaggagaagatgaagaaggagCTGCAGAGGGCCGAGAAGAAGGGCGAAATAACAAGTTTGAAAGACAAGGGTCAGGCCAAAGGGGTTAAGTCCTCGTCGGCCTTCTTCAATCAATTGCAGGAGGAGACCCATAACGTGGTTAAACGGGCCAAGGAGGAGTCGCAAAAGCAGAAGAACAAGGCCAGCTCTAAGGCCAGTAAATTCAAACTCTGA
- the LOC131881201 gene encoding probable ATP-dependent RNA helicase DDX10, whose protein sequence is MSAATSRAAPGGIKVDLSGKKAKKILAQKWNKKKRPKKTVLEGQEISQLEIKVKRKLDAQSVQTFLDLPISRLTTKGLKDSGFTRPTAIQTQSLLYSLGGQDVLGASKTGSGKTLAFLIPLIEKLYRLKWTKMDGLGALVITPTRELAYQIFEQLRDVGRHHDFSAGLVIGGKDLHFESRRMGECNIVICTPGRLLQHMDENPQFDASTMKMLVLDEADRCLEMGFADQMNAIVNNLPLDRQTLLFSATQTRSIKDLARLSLQNPVFVSVHEHSAKATPDQLQEYYIVCDLAQKMSMLWSFVKNNARKKILVFVQCCKQAKYFTELFRRLRSPTQITALYGTLNQLRRMAIYKEFCEAERGVLIATDIAARGLDFPTVDWVLQLDCPEDWKIYNHRVGRTARNAATGSALLVLMPSEEESMMKQLRAHKFTIVREEVNPHKLLNIQRKIQANLASDTELKETAKRAFQHYIKSIYLMKDKTVFDVFALDVDAFAVSLGLAAAPRIPFLEKHMRIQAAKRRKEKLQETQTEESVDNIPQSKEKDKMRLMDSSEDEDGEDVITMKRKDHAIGNNDSEDDGHDLLPLLGRGSSKVVTKAAAVKKALKKNIQLNQKVKFDDDGGAHEDDPAIQPKASKEGQLYEGNESSEKPGGGIDIEKAKMVLKAEDAFDRKTERARIKEVHKEKKRKEKELKNKRRKEQEGEAGEDQDSEEEDEDVEDEEEEDGKEPNLDWLPDPDEIYGKKKSESSDSEGEEDSSSEDESGSKRKWKPPKKPKTDPSKRARVDWEESSDDEDLEQLHDNEALALQLLGN, encoded by the exons ATGAGTGCCGCCACATCCCGCGCCGCCCCAGGGGGCATCAAGGTGGATCTCAGtggaaaaaaggccaaaaaaatcctggctcagaagtggaacaagaagaaacgaCCCAAAAAAACTGTATTGGAGGGCCAGGAGATTTCTCAGTTAGAAATCAAAGTGAAGAGG AAACTCGATGCCCAATCTGTCCAGACCTTTTTGGACCTGCCCATATCTCGTTTGACCACCAAAGGCCTCAAGGATTCGGGTTTCACCCGGCCCACCGCCATTCAGACCCAATCGCTCCTGTATTCTTTGGGCGGGCAGGACGTTTTGGGTGCCTCCAAAACGGGTTCAGGCAAGACTTTGGCCTTTCTCATCCCGCTCATTGAGAAACTCTATCGGCTCAAATGGACgaaaatggatggattggGCGCTTTGGTCATCACACCCACCCGCGAATTGGcctatcaaatctttgagcaattGCGCGATGTGGGCCGACATCACGATTTCTCGGCCGGTTTGGTGATTGGCGGCAAGGATCTTCATTTCGAATCGCGGCGAATGGGCGAGTGCAACATTGTGATTTGCACGCCTGGACGCCTTCTGCAACACATGGACGAGAATCCTCAATTCGATGCCAGTACTATGAAG ATGTTGGTACTAGATGAAGCTGATCGTTGCTTGGAGATGGGATTTGCCGATCAAATGAACGCCATAGTCAATAACTTGCCTCTGGATCGGCAAACCCTGCTATTTTCCGCCACCCAAACCCGATCCATCAAAGATTTGGCACGTTTGAGTCTGCAGAATCCAGTGTTCGTCTCTGTGCATGAGCACTCGGCCAAAGCCACGCCGGATCAGCTTCAGGAATATTACATTGTGTGtgatttggcccaaaagaTGAGTATGTTGTGGTCGTTTGTGAAGAACAACGCGCGGAAGAAGATCCTGGTGTTTGTGCAATGCTGTAAACAAGCCAAATACTTCACGGAGCTCTTCCGAAGGCTCCGATCACCCACCCAGATCACGGCTTTGTACGGCACTTTGAATCAATTAAGACGCATGGCCATTTACAAAGAATTCTGTGAAGCCGAGCGCGGGGTGCTCATTGCCACTGATATCGCAGCTCGAGGCCTAG ATTTTCCTACGGTGGATTGGGTACTTCAACTCGATTGTCCAGAGGATTGGAAAATTTATAACCACAGAGTGGGACGCACGGCTCGAAATGCGGCCACTGGATCAGCCCTACTCGTCCTCATGCCTTCGGAAGAGGAATCAATGATGAAGCAATTGCGGGCCCATAAATTTACGATTGTTAGGGAGGA GGTAAATCCTCACAAACTGCTAAATATACAAAGGAAGAttcaggccaatttggccagCGACACCGAGTTGAAAGAGACGGCGAAAAGAGCTTTCCAGCACTACATTAAGTCGATTTACTTGATGAAGGATAAGACCGTGTTTGATGTGTTTGCTTTGGATGTGGACGCATTTGCAGTCTCCCTGGGTTTGGCAGCAGCTCCGCGAATCCCTTTCTTAGAGAAGCATATGCGGATCCAGGCAGCCAAACGAAGGAAAGAGAAGCTCCAAGAAACTCAAACTGAAGAATCTGTGGATAATATTCCTCAAAgcaaagagaaagataaaaTGCGTCTAATGGACTCGTCTGAAGATGAGG aCGGCGAAGATGTAATTACCATGAAACGAAAGGATCACGCCATTGGAAATAATGATTCAGAGGATGACGGACACGACCTTCTGCCCCTCTTGGGCCGAGGATCGTCCAAGGTGGTGACAAAGGCTGCTGCCGTCAAGAAGGCGTTGAAGAAGAACATCCAGTtgaatcaaaaagtcaaatttgatgacgaTGGTGGGGCCCATGAGGATGATCCAGCTATTCAACCCAAAGCCTCCAAAGAGGGTCAATTGTACGAAGGAAACGAGTCCTCGGAGAAACCAGGCGGTggcattgatattgaaaaggcaaaaatggtCTTGAAAGCCGAGGACGCATTCGATCGAAAGACCGAACGCGCTAGAATCAAGGAAGTAcacaaggaaaagaagaggaaagaaaaggaattaaAGAACAAACGGAGGAAAGAGCAAGAGGGTGAGGCGGGCGAAGATCAGGattcagaagaagaagacgaggatgttgaagacgaagaggaggaagatggTAAAGAGCCTAATTTGGATTGGTTGCCCGATCCAGATGAGATCTACGGCAAGAAGAAATCAGAGTCCAGTGATTCCGAGGGCGAAGAGGATTCCTCGTCCGAAgatgaaag tgGATCCAAACGGAAATGGAAGCCGCCGAAGAAGCCCAAAACTGATCCTTCAAAGAGAGCCCGAGTGGACTGGGAAGAGAGCAGCGACGACGAAGATCTCGAACAATTACATGATAATGAGGCTCTGGCTCTCCAACTCCTTGGTAATTGA
- the LOC131880364 gene encoding sphingosine kinase 1-like yields the protein MSFLLQEEFVVKFNRKSRPYTATLTTRGVTFKPLDILKGRIIHIPKTFLISCQSNLASEEENGLFQLIAFDPETFKIKTYNVHSLPSLTEPEAVSLIWIQAFQRCFPLSDLPDNKNILALVNPKAGQGMAKKMSEKICPIFQSVGFQLNIVQTRHANHGKDIVINADLTKFGTILIFSGDGLVHEVMNGIYEREDTKDIFQRVNIVPFPVGSGNGLNRSLVHFSGYRFDGRGINFALFNVLRGRPTSIDSFLVQQENLEDRIGFLSLTYGIIADIDIESEGLRSLGALRFTVWAMHRISSRKNYQVKISYLKAKGHQANQYDLPPLEEDLPDSWDHEQDEFTAVNIVNMPYIGEREWIAPSCDPNDGLLWMLIIRKEAKKTDLCKIFIEVETGKHVKIEGVDMFPIIGFRLEPTNDNGCLSLDGEVLETRAVQGIVRPKSWKTLTRLNAIKK from the coding sequence ATgtcgtttcttcttcaagagGAATTCGTGGTCAAATTCAACAGGAAGAGTCGACCCTACACGGCTACTTTGACCACTCGAGGAGTTACTTTTAAACCGCTTGACATTCTAAAGGGCAGGATAATTCATATTCCCAAGacatttttgatttcttgtcaatcCAATCTGGCtagtgaagaagaaaatgggttGTTCCAACTGATTGCATTTGATCCCGAGACGTTCAAAATTAAGACCTACAATGTTCATTCTTTGCCAAGCCTAACGGAACCCGAGGCAGTGTCGCTGATATGGATACAAGCGTTTCAACGATGCTTCCCTTTATCTGATCTACCTGACAACAAGAATATTCTGGCATTAGTCAACCCCAAGGCTGGCCAGGGCATGGCCAAGAAAATGAGTGAGAAAATATGCCCGATATTTCAGAGTGTCGGCTTCCAATTGaatattgttcaaactagGCACGCGAATCACGGCAAAGATATCGTCATCAACGCagacttgaccaaatttggaaCGATCCTGATCTTTTCTGGGGATGGACTCGTTCACGAAGTTATGAACGGAATTTATGAACGAGAAGATACTAAAGATATATTCCAAAGGGTGAACATTGTTCCTTTCCCTGTTGGATCTGGGAACGGATTGAACCGGTCATTGGTTCATTTCTCCGGATACCGGTTCGATGGGAGGGGAatcaattttgctttgttcAACGTCCTTCGAGGACGCCCAACAAGTATTGACTCATTTTTGGTTCAGCAGGAGAACCTTGAAGATCGGATAGGATTTTTGTCGCTAACTTATGGGATAATTGCTGATATTGACATTGAAAGTGAGGGACTACGGTCCCTTGGAGCACTCCGTTTCACGGTTTGGGCAATGCATCGAATTAGCTCGAGGAAGAACTACCAAGTGAAGATATCTTATCTGAAAGCAAAGGGTCATCAAGCCAACCAGTATGATTTGCCGCCTTTGGAAGAAGATCTTCCAGATTCATGGGATCACGAACAAGATGAATTCACTGCAGTCAATATCGTTAATATGCCTTATATTGGAGAGAGAGAATGGATTGCTCCTTCGTGTGATCCCAATGATGGTCTTCTGTGGATGTTAATTATTCGAAAAGAGGCCAAGAAAACAGATCTTTGCAAGATATTCATCGAAGTCGAAACCGGCAAACATGTCAAGATTGAGGGAGTGGATATGTTCCCGATAATTGGGTTTCGATTGGAGCCAACCAATGATAATGGATGTCTTAGCCTGGATGGTGAAGTTTTGGAAACAAGAGCTGTACAAGGCATTGTCAGACCTAAATCCTGGAAGACTTTAACTCGATTGAATGCAATCAAGAAGTGA